In candidate division WOR-3 bacterium, the sequence GCAATTATGTAACTCTTTATGCCATCTTCATAATGGATCAAGGCGATTCTCGCGCCCCTGTTTGGATCGTATTCAATAGCTTTTACTTCTGCGAAGATACCGTCTTTATTTCTCTTAAAATCTACAATTCTGTATTTTCTTTTCGATCCTCCCCCGCGGTGCCTTGTCGTGACTCTGCCTTGATTGTTTCTGCCACCTGTTTTTTTTAATATTTTTGTCAAAGATTTTTCCGGTTTCTTTTTGGTGATATCCGCAAAGTCATCTGTTTTTAAAAATCTCTGAATAGGTGTAACAGGTCTGTAAGATTTCAATCCCATAACTTATGCCCCTTCAAACATTTCTATTTTGTCTCCCTCGGCGAGAAGGCATACGGCTCTCTTGGTTGAAGGTTTTCTGCCTTCAAATCTTCCAAGCCTTTTAATTTTGCCTCTTCGGTTCATAATAGAGACGTTTTCCACTTTGACATTGAACAGCAATTCCACAGCTTTCTTGACTTCAATTTTATTAGACCTGTTGCTTACAAGAAAACCATATTTATTCTCGGTCTCTTTCAACTTTGTACTTTTTTCAGTCACAATAGGTCTAAGTATTATTTCTCTCGCTTTATCACGTGTCACGATGCAAAAACCTCCTTGAGCAATGCGATGGATTCAGGCGTCATAATGAGATTGTCGGCGTTGATAAGTTCGAAAGCGTTCAGGCAAGACACGAGAGCGGTTTTTACACCGGGAAGATTATTAGCCGACAATACATACTCTCTTGAATACTCATCGTTTATAATCAACGTTTTGGTTCCGTTCATCTTCAAAGAAGTGAGCATCGATTCAACCCTCGAAGTCTGCGGTCTGTCAAAGCTCAATTTTTCAACGCATTTTATGGATCCCTTTTCCGCTTTTGACGACAAGAGCGATTTGATCGCCAGAGCTCTCATTTTTCTGTTTAACTTCTTTGTGTATTTTCTTACTTTAGGTCCATGGGCTATTCCGCCGCCTCTCCACTGAACGGCTCTTATGCTCCCTTGACGCGCCCTTCCAGTTCCTTTTTGTCTCCAAGGTTTTTTACCGCCTCCGGAGACTTCCCTTCTGGTTTTCACCGAAGCGTTTCCTTGCCTTTGATTTGCAAGGAAAGTGACGACGGCTTGATGCACAACACTCTGTTTCTGTTCTACCGAGAATACGCTCTCGGGCAATTCAACTTTTTTACCGGTGTCTTCGCCTTTTTCGTTGTAAATCTCGAGCTGTTTCATCTTCCAAACTCCCTACCTCTGCTTTTAATCGCATTCTGAACCCTCAAGTAAGATCCGCTTGATCCTGGAACCGCTCCTTTCAAAAGAAGGAGATTTTTATCCGGTATGATCTTTATGATTTTGATGTTCTGAATTGTTTTTATTTTGTTACCCATCTGACCCGGCAGTTTATGGCCTTTTATAACCCTGCCAGGAGTAGTACCTGCTCCAATAGAACCCGGAGCTCTGTGAAACATTGATCCGCGGCTTTTTCTTCCTCCCCTGAATCCGTACCTTTTCACAACACCCTGAAAGCCCTTGCCCTTTGTTTTTGACCTGACGTCTACCATTTCCTCAGATTTAAAGACGGTTTCGACGGTCAGAACATCTCCAATTTTATATTCTTCATTTTTGTCGATTTTGAACTCCTGCGTTATCGAGCAAGGTTCAACTCCCGATTTTCTGAAAAGTCCCATTTCAGGTTTGTTTATTCTTCTCCCTTTAGCCGCTTTATTTTCGTTGGATGATTTTTCAGATTTCGGAAGCTTTGCATTTTCATAACCCAAAAGCAATTTTTTATGCTCTTTTCCTTCGTTGCAACTAACTACGACGCAAGGGCCGGCCTCGACAACCGTCACCGGAACAACCCGACCATCTTCAAGAAAGATTTGCGTCATTCCCAATTTTTTTCCTATTAAACCTTTCACAGCAGTCACTCCTCGGTCATCATCTTTATTTCTACGTCGACTCCAGCGGGTAAGTTTAGGTCCTTCAACGCTTCAGTGGTCTGATGAGTCGATTTTACTATATCTATCAATCTTTTATGAATTCTTAACTCGAACTGCTCCCTCGACTTTTTGTCAGCGTGAGGAGATCTCAAAACAGTATAAACTGTTTTTTGTGTCGGAAGCGGAATAGGTCCCGCTATTCTTCCTCCGGATCTTTTTACATTGTGGACAATGTCAGAGACGCATTTGTCCAAAACTGCGTGATCGTA encodes:
- the rplW gene encoding 50S ribosomal protein L23, with protein sequence MTRDKAREIILRPIVTEKSTKLKETENKYGFLVSNRSNKIEVKKAVELLFNVKVENVSIMNRRGKIKRLGRFEGRKPSTKRAVCLLAEGDKIEMFEGA
- the rplD gene encoding 50S ribosomal protein L4, with the translated sequence MKQLEIYNEKGEDTGKKVELPESVFSVEQKQSVVHQAVVTFLANQRQGNASVKTRREVSGGGKKPWRQKGTGRARQGSIRAVQWRGGGIAHGPKVRKYTKKLNRKMRALAIKSLLSSKAEKGSIKCVEKLSFDRPQTSRVESMLTSLKMNGTKTLIINDEYSREYVLSANNLPGVKTALVSCLNAFELINADNLIMTPESIALLKEVFAS
- the rplC gene encoding 50S ribosomal protein L3, encoding MKGLIGKKLGMTQIFLEDGRVVPVTVVEAGPCVVVSCNEGKEHKKLLLGYENAKLPKSEKSSNENKAAKGRRINKPEMGLFRKSGVEPCSITQEFKIDKNEEYKIGDVLTVETVFKSEEMVDVRSKTKGKGFQGVVKRYGFRGGRKSRGSMFHRAPGSIGAGTTPGRVIKGHKLPGQMGNKIKTIQNIKIIKIIPDKNLLLLKGAVPGSSGSYLRVQNAIKSRGREFGR
- the rpsJ gene encoding 30S ribosomal protein S10, with amino-acid sequence MDKSKIGTIRIKLKAYDHAVLDKCVSDIVHNVKRSGGRIAGPIPLPTQKTVYTVLRSPHADKKSREQFELRIHKRLIDIVKSTHQTTEALKDLNLPAGVDVEIKMMTEE